A genomic stretch from Tissierellales bacterium includes:
- a CDS encoding RNA-binding transcriptional accessory protein translates to MTIVEQLIKELGLQKVQVENVITMIDEGSTIPFIARYRKEQTGEMDDQQLRKFDERLTYLRNLESRKEEVMRIIAEQEKLTPELKKAIEMAQNLQRVEDLYLPYKKKKRTRATIAKEKGLEPLADIIWIQDKNTVLSEEAKKFIDIEKEILSEEEAIKGAEDILAERISDTADYRDALRKIMYNQGLVQSKASKKEEESVYEMYYDYSEPVNKIVNHRILALNRGEKEKLLKVKIELDEEIAINYISRQIIKQSNVDIEKAMDEVVRDSYKRLIQPSIERELRKALSERAEESAIEIFAQNLKPLLLQAPVKDTVCLSCDPGFAHGCKLAVIDGTGKLLDNAVIYPVEPRKRLEQAEATVRGFIEKYNVKLIAIGNGTASRETESFIAQLLAKIDREVYYTIVSESGASVYSASKLASEEYPDLDVETRGAISIGRRLQDPLAELVKIDPKAIGVGQYQHDVNQKQLGESLSIVVEDCVNHVGVDLNTASPSLLTYISGINKTIAKNVVEYREENGKFKNRKELLKVPRLGKKAFEQCAGFLRISDGAIVFDNTSVHPESYSAAEQLIKVLGYTEEELRSGKLQDIETKILLRTKSKTLSEATKIMAEELNVGAPTLKDIVAEIKKPGRDPRDEMPKPVFRSDVLSLKDLKEGMVMKGTVRNVVDFGAFVDIGVHDDGLVHISQLANKYVKHPLDIVSVGDVVDVKIIELDIKKKRIALTMKDV, encoded by the coding sequence ATGACAATAGTGGAGCAATTGATTAAAGAACTTGGTTTGCAAAAAGTTCAAGTTGAAAATGTTATTACGATGATAGACGAAGGTAGTACGATTCCATTCATTGCGAGATATAGGAAAGAGCAGACTGGTGAGATGGATGATCAACAACTTCGAAAATTCGATGAGAGATTGACCTATCTTCGAAATCTTGAAAGCAGAAAAGAAGAAGTAATGAGAATCATAGCAGAACAAGAAAAATTGACACCAGAGCTAAAAAAAGCGATAGAGATGGCTCAAAACCTTCAGCGTGTAGAGGACTTATATCTTCCTTATAAGAAAAAGAAAAGAACTAGGGCCACTATAGCTAAAGAAAAAGGTTTAGAACCATTAGCAGATATTATTTGGATTCAAGATAAAAATACAGTATTGTCAGAAGAGGCAAAAAAATTCATAGATATAGAAAAAGAGATATTGAGTGAAGAAGAGGCAATAAAAGGCGCGGAAGATATACTAGCAGAAAGAATATCTGATACTGCTGATTACAGAGATGCACTTAGAAAAATTATGTATAACCAAGGTTTAGTGCAATCAAAAGCATCCAAAAAAGAGGAAGAATCAGTATACGAGATGTATTATGATTATAGTGAACCTGTAAATAAGATTGTAAATCACAGGATATTAGCACTAAATAGGGGCGAAAAAGAAAAGTTATTGAAAGTAAAAATTGAATTGGACGAGGAGATTGCAATAAATTATATTTCAAGACAAATAATTAAGCAGTCAAATGTAGATATTGAGAAGGCAATGGATGAAGTAGTTAGAGATAGCTATAAAAGACTCATACAGCCTTCGATTGAGAGAGAACTAAGAAAAGCTCTTTCAGAAAGGGCAGAGGAAAGTGCAATTGAAATTTTTGCTCAGAATTTGAAGCCATTGTTGCTTCAAGCGCCAGTTAAGGATACAGTATGTCTATCTTGTGACCCTGGTTTTGCACATGGTTGTAAGTTAGCGGTTATAGATGGAACTGGAAAACTTTTAGATAATGCAGTAATTTATCCTGTAGAGCCTAGAAAGAGATTAGAACAAGCTGAGGCAACTGTTAGAGGTTTTATAGAAAAATATAATGTGAAGCTCATTGCTATTGGAAATGGAACTGCATCTAGAGAGACAGAATCTTTTATAGCACAATTATTGGCCAAAATAGATAGAGAAGTTTACTATACAATAGTAAGTGAATCAGGAGCATCTGTATATTCGGCTTCAAAATTAGCTTCGGAGGAATATCCTGACTTAGATGTAGAGACGAGAGGTGCTATATCTATAGGACGAAGATTACAAGATCCACTAGCAGAATTGGTGAAGATAGATCCGAAGGCAATTGGGGTTGGGCAATATCAACATGATGTAAATCAAAAACAATTGGGAGAATCACTTAGTATAGTTGTAGAAGATTGTGTAAATCATGTGGGTGTAGACTTAAATACTGCATCTCCATCACTTTTGACTTATATATCTGGTATAAATAAGACGATTGCAAAAAATGTAGTAGAATACAGAGAAGAGAACGGTAAGTTTAAAAATAGAAAGGAACTATTGAAAGTTCCGAGGCTTGGAAAGAAAGCTTTTGAGCAATGTGCAGGATTTTTAAGAATATCAGATGGAGCTATAGTGTTTGACAATACATCAGTACACCCTGAATCGTATTCGGCAGCAGAGCAATTGATAAAAGTACTTGGATATACTGAAGAAGAACTGCGAAGTGGTAAGCTTCAGGATATTGAAACTAAGATATTGTTAAGGACGAAGTCAAAGACATTATCAGAGGCTACAAAGATAATGGCAGAAGAGCTTAATGTTGGTGCCCCAACATTAAAAGACATAGTAGCAGAGATAAAAAAACCTGGAAGAGATCCAAGAGATGAGATGCCAAAACCAGTATTTAGAAGTGATGTATTGTCTCTTAAAGATTTAAAAGAAGGCATGGTTATGAAGGGAACTGTTAGAAATGTGGTTGATTTTGGTGCTTTTGTGGATATAGGAGTACATGATGACGGACTTGTCCACATTTCGCAG
- a CDS encoding helix-turn-helix domain-containing protein, with translation MEKIMKIGEKIKAMRLNKQLKQIDLAKKAHISNTYLSDIELGRVNPSLQTLEKISTALEVDSKLLFDKKIDSETDIEQYMNYKKFMFFFNHIQEGIIVMDISGNILEVNAKFCEMTGFVKKNLIGNSLKKYICPMNYWKVRDLVYKNYHNKIIFEEELYKKEDKEVVCFRINLQKIKSSSEEYLIAFVEKQL, from the coding sequence GTGGAAAAAATTATGAAAATTGGTGAAAAAATAAAGGCAATGAGGTTGAACAAACAGCTAAAGCAGATTGATTTAGCAAAAAAAGCGCATATATCGAATACGTATTTATCAGACATTGAATTAGGTAGGGTGAATCCGTCTTTACAGACACTAGAAAAAATATCCACAGCACTCGAGGTAGACTCTAAACTGCTCTTTGATAAAAAAATAGATAGTGAAACAGATATAGAGCAGTACATGAATTATAAAAAATTTATGTTTTTTTTTAATCACATACAAGAGGGAATAATAGTTATGGATATTTCAGGTAATATTTTGGAAGTAAATGCTAAATTTTGTGAAATGACGGGTTTTGTAAAGAAAAATCTAATTGGAAATAGTTTGAAGAAATATATTTGTCCAATGAATTATTGGAAAGTTAGAGATTTGGTTTATAAGAACTATCATAATAAAATTATATTTGAAGAAGAACTTTATAAAAAAGAGGATAAAGAAGTGGTTTGTTTTAGAATAAATTTACAAAAAATTAAGTCATCTAGCGAAGAGTATTTGATAGCATTTGTGGAAAAGCAATTATGA
- a CDS encoding EscU/YscU/HrcU family type III secretion system export apparatus switch protein, translating into MIYKKFNFKKKKEVQGESAVAIKYGDTDSGLPEVKAHGKGMLAEKIIELAKKNNIPMQEDPSLVANLIDLDLGDSVPPQLYSVIAEILILIEELEGELY; encoded by the coding sequence ATGATTTATAAAAAATTTAATTTCAAAAAGAAAAAAGAAGTTCAAGGTGAATCAGCCGTTGCCATAAAGTATGGAGATACTGATTCGGGGCTACCAGAAGTAAAAGCTCACGGAAAAGGTATGCTTGCAGAAAAAATAATAGAGCTAGCAAAAAAAAATAATATTCCAATGCAAGAAGATCCTTCACTAGTCGCAAATCTAATCGATTTAGACCTTGGTGATTCGGTTCCCCCTCAGCTCTATTCTGTAATAGCTGAAATATTGATTCTCATAGAAGAATTAGAGGGTGAACTGTATTGA
- the fliS gene encoding flagellar export chaperone FliS — protein sequence MYKELTEQEISEMMPQELTSILYEACIDKLDEACDLIEHKSYFKANRKIQACNDILYRLGAGLKYEVGPLADQLDNLYNYCAETLIQANLKKDISLIKIVKRIVGEISEGWKIALERGSEDTSRVNKKVLAYDGYGY from the coding sequence GTGTACAAGGAGCTTACAGAACAAGAAATTAGCGAAATGATGCCACAAGAACTTACAAGTATCCTGTACGAAGCATGTATCGACAAGCTTGACGAAGCTTGCGATCTGATCGAACACAAATCTTATTTTAAGGCAAACCGTAAAATACAAGCTTGCAATGATATCCTGTATCGATTAGGCGCAGGACTAAAGTACGAGGTCGGTCCACTAGCAGATCAGCTTGACAACCTCTACAATTATTGTGCGGAAACCCTTATTCAAGCAAATTTAAAAAAAGACATTTCTTTGATTAAAATTGTAAAACGTATTGTAGGTGAAATCAGCGAAGGCTGGAAAATAGCTCTCGAACGAGGCAGTGAAGATACTTCTCGTGTAAATAAAAAAGTACTTGCTTATGACGGCTACGGCTATTAA
- a CDS encoding flagellin encodes MSSRSLGSGAKDKEGNYINKTLRDVQISSTDSANEAFRLIDQAIKQVSEQRSSLGAYQNRLEHTVTSLGATRENLTAAESRIRDTDMALEMSGFTKDNIINQAATAMLSQANQLPQGIMRLLQQ; translated from the coding sequence ATGAGCTCTCGTTCTCTTGGCTCTGGAGCTAAAGACAAAGAAGGCAATTACATTAATAAAACACTTAGAGATGTTCAAATCAGCAGTACAGACAGTGCTAACGAAGCATTCCGTCTTATAGATCAAGCTATTAAACAAGTTTCAGAACAGCGTTCTAGCCTTGGTGCTTATCAAAATAGATTAGAACATACCGTTACTAGCCTTGGCGCTACTCGTGAAAACTTAACTGCTGCTGAATCTCGAATCAGAGATACTGATATGGCTCTTGAGATGTCTGGATTTACAAAAGACAATATAATAAATCAAGCTGCCACAGCTATGTTATCTCAAGCAAATCAATTGCCACAAGGGATTATGAGATTACTTCAGCAATAA
- a CDS encoding YaaR family protein → MKIDKIKPSSGVSSNQKAGEIKSGDSVVFQEMMNQKREDRQNERFNELLDHIDKQGKKLAEKQTIANLIDYKKMVKEFVSEAVDHGLKLEKQGGFRRGGRSKIFKIVKKIDEKLLDLTDEILDNEKKGLDVLSCVGEIQGLLINIYT, encoded by the coding sequence ATGAAAATTGATAAGATAAAACCATCATCTGGTGTGTCTAGTAATCAAAAAGCTGGTGAAATAAAATCAGGCGATAGCGTCGTATTTCAAGAAATGATGAATCAAAAAAGAGAAGATCGCCAAAATGAAAGATTCAATGAATTATTAGATCACATAGATAAACAAGGAAAAAAGCTTGCCGAAAAACAAACAATAGCAAATCTAATTGATTACAAAAAAATGGTCAAAGAGTTTGTATCTGAAGCTGTCGATCACGGACTTAAACTTGAAAAACAAGGTGGTTTTAGACGTGGAGGTCGCTCAAAAATATTTAAAATAGTAAAAAAAATCGACGAAAAACTTCTTGATTTAACTGATGAAATTTTAGACAACGAAAAAAAAGGCCTAGATGTCCTCTCTTGCGTAGGAGAAATCCAAGGCCTTCTAATCAATATATATACCTAA
- the prfB gene encoding peptide chain release factor 2 (programmed frameshift), with translation MEASINDIEVSLDLPHLEQLIVEFEEKMVKEDFWSDNDKAQKIIAESNILKEKRAMAQNLKESYENLLVSLEFAEEDDDMKVESIKEFKALEKELQRVKLEILLSGEFDRNNAILTIHPGVGGKDAQEWAEMLLRMYKRWSESKGFKVKTLDFLNDTEGGIKWVTLSVSGPNAYGYLKPEKGVHRLIRLSPFDSSGKRHTSFASVEVVPELDGEIEININPVDLRIDTYRSSGAGGQHVNTTDSAIRITHIPTGIVVQCQDQRSQHSNKEVAMKMLMAKLIAIKEMEHKEKIEDLKGDYGQITWGSQIRTYVFHPYTMVKDHRTNFEIGNVQQVLDGDLDPFINEYLKQNA, from the exons ATGGAGGCGAGTATCAATGATATAGAGGTGAGTCTT GACTTACCTCATCTTGAACAATTGATAGTAGAATTTGAAGAAAAAATGGTAAAAGAAGATTTTTGGTCAGACAATGACAAGGCTCAGAAAATTATTGCTGAAAGCAATATTCTTAAAGAGAAAAGGGCGATGGCTCAGAATCTCAAAGAGTCATATGAAAATCTTTTGGTATCTTTAGAATTTGCTGAGGAAGACGACGATATGAAAGTAGAGAGTATAAAGGAGTTTAAAGCCTTAGAAAAAGAACTCCAACGAGTTAAGCTTGAAATACTGTTATCAGGAGAATTTGATAGGAATAATGCTATACTCACAATACATCCTGGAGTGGGAGGCAAAGATGCTCAAGAATGGGCTGAAATGCTACTTAGAATGTATAAAAGATGGTCAGAGAGCAAAGGGTTTAAAGTGAAGACTTTGGACTTTCTAAACGATACTGAAGGCGGTATAAAGTGGGTTACACTAAGTGTTAGTGGGCCAAATGCATATGGATATTTGAAACCTGAAAAGGGAGTTCATAGACTCATAAGATTATCGCCATTTGATTCGTCAGGAAAGAGACATACATCGTTTGCATCGGTTGAAGTAGTGCCTGAATTAGATGGAGAGATAGAAATAAATATCAATCCTGTAGATCTTAGAATAGATACGTATAGGTCGAGTGGAGCCGGTGGTCAGCACGTAAATACTACAGATTCTGCTATTAGAATTACTCATATTCCAACTGGGATAGTTGTTCAATGTCAAGATCAAAGATCTCAGCATTCGAACAAGGAAGTGGCTATGAAGATGCTTATGGCAAAATTAATAGCTATAAAGGAAATGGAACACAAAGAAAAGATAGAGGATTTGAAGGGAGATTATGGTCAAATTACTTGGGGGTCACAAATTAGGACCTATGTATTCCATCCCTATACCATGGTAAAAGATCACAGAACCAATTTTGAAATTGGAAATGTACAGCAGGTATTAGACGGAGACTTAGATCCTTTCATAAATGAATATCTTAAACAAAATGCCTAA
- the secA gene encoding preprotein translocase subunit SecA, giving the protein MKKLFEKIFGTYSHREIKRIEPIVQQIESYEEDMRNLADDALREKTQEFKDRYSKGESLDDILPEAYAVVREAADRVLGIRHYRVQLIGGIILHQGNIAEMKTGEGKTLSETLPVYLNAVSGKGVHVVTVNDYLAKRDMEWMGKIYRFLGLTVGHIEHDQPKEERRAAYLADITYGTNNEFGFDYLRDNMVIFKEEKVQRELNYAIVDEVDSILIDEARTPLIISGQGEKSTDLYIRADQFVKTLKGRIVSEEEQQVDRFQREFKEESMDFTVDEKAKSATLSDKGVEKAENWFSVENLADADNMQLSHHINQALKANNLMKLDIDYVIKDGEIVIVDEFTGRLMFGRRYSDGLHQAIEAKEGIEVRRESKTLATITFQNYFRMYEKLAGMTGTAMTEEDEFREIYTMDSIAVPTNRPIARIDAPDIIYKNEVGKFRAVINEVKESYEKKQPVLVGTISIETSEMLSRELKKAGVKHQVLNAKQHDREAEIVAQAGRLGAVTIATNMAGRGTDIKLGGNADFMAKKKLKSQGASDHLIALCDGHGPTDDPEVIDVRERYNKYLTEIQAEIKDEVEAVLAAGGLRIIGTERHESRRIDNQLRGRAGRQGDPGASRFYISLEDDLMRLFGGDRVRSMVDSLGLPEDEPLEHGILSKSIEGAQRKVEGRNFGIRKHVLQYDDVMNKQREVIYAERAKVLEGENLRGHIISMLGNIVDEAVERYTAGGAFPEEWDLDGLEKYLHDVFIPMGLIFEHDNILLPPPLKPAFRKADIDELTKEELSETLKNVGQMLYETRERLVGDDRFREIERIIMLKIVDTKWIDHIDAMDQLKQGIGLRAMGNEDPVRAYQKEGYDMFEELIHTIQVDTVKYLFHIEIETEQNIQREKVAKESGASHGGESSAKKTIRRTGDKIGRNDLCPCGSGKKYKKCCGKEA; this is encoded by the coding sequence TTGAAAAAATTATTTGAAAAAATCTTTGGTACATACAGCCATAGAGAAATAAAAAGAATCGAGCCTATAGTTCAGCAAATTGAATCTTATGAAGAAGATATGAGAAACTTAGCTGACGATGCGCTTCGTGAAAAAACTCAGGAATTTAAGGATCGTTATTCTAAAGGTGAGAGCCTTGACGATATACTTCCAGAGGCATATGCGGTTGTTAGAGAAGCTGCTGATCGTGTACTTGGAATCAGACACTATAGAGTGCAGCTGATAGGTGGAATTATATTACACCAAGGAAATATAGCAGAGATGAAAACTGGTGAAGGTAAGACATTATCAGAGACATTGCCAGTGTATTTAAATGCTGTTAGCGGAAAAGGTGTGCATGTAGTTACAGTAAATGACTACCTTGCAAAACGTGATATGGAATGGATGGGTAAAATATATAGATTCTTAGGTCTTACAGTTGGTCATATAGAGCATGACCAGCCAAAAGAAGAGAGAAGAGCGGCTTATTTAGCTGATATAACATATGGAACAAATAATGAATTTGGTTTTGACTACCTAAGAGACAACATGGTTATATTTAAAGAGGAAAAGGTTCAGAGAGAATTAAATTATGCCATAGTTGATGAGGTTGATAGTATATTGATTGATGAGGCGAGAACTCCGCTTATAATATCAGGTCAAGGAGAGAAATCAACTGATCTTTATATTAGAGCTGACCAATTTGTAAAAACACTCAAGGGTAGAATCGTGTCAGAAGAAGAGCAACAAGTAGACAGATTCCAAAGAGAATTTAAAGAAGAGAGTATGGATTTTACTGTAGATGAAAAGGCCAAATCAGCTACACTTAGCGACAAGGGTGTTGAAAAGGCGGAAAATTGGTTTAGTGTAGAAAATTTGGCTGATGCGGATAATATGCAATTGTCACATCATATAAATCAAGCACTTAAAGCTAATAATCTTATGAAACTAGATATAGATTATGTTATAAAAGATGGTGAAATAGTAATAGTTGATGAGTTTACAGGGAGACTTATGTTTGGTCGTAGATATAGCGATGGATTGCACCAAGCTATCGAGGCAAAAGAGGGAATTGAAGTTAGAAGAGAGTCAAAAACTCTTGCAACTATAACGTTCCAAAATTATTTTAGAATGTATGAAAAGCTTGCAGGGATGACTGGTACAGCTATGACAGAGGAAGATGAATTTAGAGAGATTTATACTATGGATAGTATTGCTGTTCCTACAAATAGACCTATAGCTAGAATAGATGCTCCGGATATTATTTATAAAAATGAAGTAGGTAAATTCAGAGCGGTTATAAACGAAGTAAAAGAAAGTTATGAAAAAAAGCAGCCTGTATTGGTCGGTACTATATCTATAGAAACATCAGAAATGCTCAGTAGAGAACTTAAAAAGGCAGGAGTTAAACATCAAGTGTTAAACGCAAAGCAGCATGATAGAGAAGCAGAAATAGTAGCACAAGCAGGTAGACTTGGAGCTGTCACTATAGCAACTAATATGGCTGGTCGTGGTACAGACATCAAGCTTGGCGGAAATGCTGACTTTATGGCAAAGAAAAAACTTAAAAGCCAGGGAGCATCGGATCATTTGATAGCTCTTTGTGATGGACATGGACCAACAGATGATCCTGAAGTTATAGATGTAAGAGAGAGATACAACAAGTATTTAACTGAAATACAAGCAGAGATTAAAGACGAAGTTGAGGCAGTTTTAGCAGCTGGAGGACTTCGCATAATAGGTACAGAAAGACATGAATCAAGACGTATAGATAATCAGCTTAGAGGTCGTGCCGGTCGTCAAGGAGACCCTGGTGCTTCTAGATTCTATATTTCACTTGAAGATGACTTGATGAGATTATTTGGCGGAGATAGAGTTCGTTCTATGGTTGATTCGCTTGGCCTTCCAGAAGATGAGCCATTAGAACACGGAATACTTTCAAAATCTATAGAAGGTGCTCAAAGAAAAGTAGAGGGCCGTAACTTTGGAATTCGTAAACATGTATTACAATACGATGATGTTATGAATAAACAAAGAGAGGTAATATATGCAGAACGTGCTAAAGTTCTTGAAGGCGAAAACCTTAGAGGCCATATAATATCTATGTTAGGTAATATAGTAGACGAAGCTGTTGAAAGATACACAGCAGGCGGAGCATTCCCTGAAGAATGGGATTTAGATGGACTTGAAAAGTATTTGCATGATGTATTTATTCCTATGGGATTGATATTTGAGCATGACAATATTTTATTGCCACCACCTTTAAAGCCTGCATTTAGAAAAGCTGATATAGATGAGCTTACTAAAGAAGAACTTTCAGAGACACTTAAAAATGTCGGTCAGATGCTCTATGAAACACGAGAGAGATTGGTTGGCGATGATAGATTTAGAGAAATCGAGAGAATTATAATGTTAAAAATAGTTGATACTAAGTGGATTGATCATATAGATGCTATGGATCAGTTAAAACAAGGTATTGGACTTAGAGCTATGGGTAATGAAGATCCAGTAAGAGCATATCAAAAAGAGGGTTATGATATGTTTGAAGAACTTATCCATACTATTCAAGTGGATACGGTTAAGTATTTATTCCACATAGAAATAGAGACAGAGCAAAATATACAAAGAGAAAAAGTAGCCAAAGAATCTGGTGCTAGTCATGGTGGGGAATCATCTGCTAAGAAAACAATAAGAAGAACTGGTGACAAGATTGGACGAAATGATCTCTGTCCTTGTGGTTCTGGTAAGAAATACAAGAAGTGCTGTGGAAAAGAAGCATAG
- a CDS encoding methyl-accepting chemotaxis protein has product MKKRGSIATKLVSVVLVAILLIFIISGFVVYNNTKNELSSNIVGNIETKSDLVNKSVSSIFEITEQVVKQGVTDKNIRQYLAEVDTHEKITTHELYSKVSDTIIDVANSYENLLFIWIANERANFFIDNTEFVSAPGYQASSRPWYGLAMNSNDVVFTAPYQDVGSGATVISGLQAVRDGSSVLGFYSADISLERIPEIMQDYKIGEKGTNFLITNTGQFVYAQDKALIEEEKSLSDISGFSSVQSEVLAGKSDIKELEYNGVDYLVAYEPIEINGWGVIQLVDKSEVFAPLSKFTALLVGIYIAGALILVVIVFVSIRKTIKPIIKTADYAQLLAEGDFREDIPEQYVRRNDEIGALAESFQYLTNNFRKLVGEIGVTAEQVASSATELNATSDQVATASGEVASTIQEIAKGATDQAENTTEGAMKTAELGDLIEENKGYMQELNEASTNVVDLVGVGLEIVDDLSKKAEETNIATKEIFEVIQKTDENTGKIGEASNVIASIAEQTNLLALNAAIEAARAGEAGKGFAVVAEEIRKLAEQSTDSTKRIDDIVQELIDSSKMAVTTIERVTTIIEEQVDSVGETEGKYREIFDAIQVSERAIKNLNLSEKSMEQQKTEILDTIQNLSAIAEENAASTEQSAAAVEEQTASMDEISSASRSLSELAEELNNAIRQFKIK; this is encoded by the coding sequence ATGAAAAAAAGAGGCAGCATAGCAACAAAATTAGTATCAGTTGTTCTAGTTGCTATTTTGTTAATATTTATTATATCTGGTTTTGTTGTATACAATAATACGAAGAATGAATTGAGCTCAAATATCGTTGGAAATATTGAAACGAAATCAGACTTAGTTAACAAAAGTGTATCTAGTATATTCGAGATTACAGAGCAAGTAGTCAAGCAAGGAGTTACTGATAAAAATATTAGGCAGTATTTAGCTGAGGTCGATACTCATGAGAAGATAACAACACATGAACTTTATTCTAAGGTTAGCGATACAATAATAGATGTGGCTAATTCTTATGAAAATCTTTTGTTTATATGGATAGCGAATGAGAGAGCAAACTTTTTTATAGACAATACAGAGTTTGTTTCTGCACCAGGCTATCAAGCTAGTTCTAGACCTTGGTATGGATTGGCAATGAATTCGAATGATGTAGTATTCACTGCACCTTATCAAGATGTAGGATCTGGTGCAACAGTTATATCGGGGCTTCAGGCAGTAAGAGATGGTAGCTCAGTTTTAGGATTTTACTCAGCAGATATTTCACTAGAGAGAATTCCTGAGATTATGCAAGATTACAAGATTGGTGAAAAAGGAACTAATTTTTTGATAACAAACACAGGACAATTCGTATATGCACAAGATAAAGCGTTGATAGAGGAAGAAAAGAGTTTATCAGATATATCTGGTTTTTCATCCGTTCAAAGTGAAGTGCTCGCAGGAAAGTCAGATATTAAAGAATTAGAATACAATGGAGTAGATTATCTAGTTGCCTATGAACCCATAGAGATAAATGGTTGGGGCGTTATACAATTAGTTGATAAATCAGAAGTTTTTGCTCCACTTTCTAAATTTACTGCATTGTTAGTTGGAATATATATAGCAGGAGCCTTGATTCTGGTTGTAATTGTATTTGTAAGTATTAGAAAAACTATAAAACCAATAATCAAAACAGCTGATTATGCTCAGCTTTTGGCAGAGGGCGACTTTAGAGAAGATATTCCAGAGCAATATGTTAGAAGGAATGACGAAATAGGAGCATTGGCTGAATCTTTCCAATATCTTACAAATAATTTCAGAAAACTAGTTGGAGAGATTGGAGTTACAGCAGAGCAAGTTGCTTCGTCGGCAACTGAGTTAAACGCTACATCCGACCAGGTTGCTACTGCATCAGGAGAAGTTGCAAGTACTATTCAAGAAATTGCAAAAGGTGCTACGGATCAAGCCGAGAACACAACAGAAGGCGCAATGAAAACTGCTGAACTTGGAGATTTGATTGAAGAAAATAAAGGCTACATGCAAGAACTTAATGAAGCATCAACTAATGTGGTTGATTTAGTTGGAGTTGGTTTAGAGATAGTGGATGATTTGAGTAAAAAAGCAGAAGAGACTAATATAGCAACTAAAGAAATATTTGAAGTAATTCAAAAAACAGATGAGAATACAGGAAAGATTGGCGAGGCAAGTAATGTGATTGCATCTATAGCAGAACAGACTAATTTATTGGCACTTAATGCGGCAATTGAAGCTGCTAGAGCGGGTGAAGCTGGAAAAGGATTTGCCGTTGTTGCTGAGGAAATTAGAAAGTTAGCAGAGCAATCAACAGATTCGACTAAACGAATAGATGATATAGTTCAAGAACTCATAGATAGTTCTAAGATGGCAGTTACGACAATAGAGAGAGTTACTACAATTATAGAGGAACAGGTAGACAGCGTAGGTGAAACAGAGGGTAAATATAGAGAAATATTTGATGCTATTCAGGTATCAGAGAGAGCAATTAAGAATTTGAATTTGTCTGAGAAATCTATGGAGCAGCAAAAAACAGAGATATTAGATACTATTCAAAATCTTTCAGCTATTGCAGAAGAAAATGCAGCTAGTACAGAGCAGTCAGCAGCTGCTGTTGAAGAACAAACAGCATCTATGGATGAAATATCATCTGCTAGTAGATCGTTATCAGAACTTGCAGAAGAACTCAACAATGCTATAAGACAATTTAAGATTAAATAA
- a CDS encoding DUF5317 domain-containing protein: MLIFCLILAVLCGWLRGGTLGNIGTMRLKNSVFILLGLGLNIGITFIGATGNDLVLQYINELYILSYVFLLIGIAFNVKYRAMIVIGLGTLANAVVFLVNRGVPISIEGLRMSGQGVLADLVSSGEKLLYVPLSEATKIPIFSKMITVQIEIPFENIYSFGDIAIMVGLFALVQFIMLNDQMERFVRLR, from the coding sequence ATGTTAATTTTTTGCTTAATACTAGCTGTTTTATGTGGTTGGTTAAGAGGCGGTACACTTGGAAATATCGGAACTATGCGTTTGAAGAATAGTGTATTTATTTTATTAGGTCTTGGACTAAATATAGGAATAACATTTATAGGTGCTACGGGAAATGATTTGGTTTTACAATACATAAATGAATTATATATATTGTCTTATGTATTTTTGCTTATCGGAATAGCATTTAATGTAAAGTATCGTGCTATGATAGTAATAGGGCTTGGAACTTTGGCGAATGCTGTTGTATTTTTGGTAAATAGAGGAGTGCCTATAAGTATTGAGGGGCTTAGAATGTCTGGGCAGGGTGTGCTAGCTGATTTAGTATCTTCAGGAGAAAAATTACTCTATGTTCCATTGTCAGAGGCTACTAAAATTCCTATTTTTTCAAAAATGATTACAGTTCAGATTGAAATTCCATTTGAAAATATATATAGTTTTGGAGATATAGCTATTATGGTGGGATTGTTTGCACTTGTGCAATTTATAATGCTAAATGATCAGATGGAACGCTTTGTTAGACTTCGATAA